A single genomic interval of Anopheles marshallii chromosome 2, idAnoMarsDA_429_01, whole genome shotgun sequence harbors:
- the LOC128709148 gene encoding uncharacterized protein LOC128709148 — MAHNCRVRSRLRASVALIVVICVCLKQVKGSCLSYGHSCWGAHGKRAGPPGRTASGDVVQFQPQPLLDQANPLPAALTAAERWALVKVLPEKNAYHPFSKVIYSPPVVATGSFLTTNDLGSSGSDSSRMLMDSTNSAEGRLAETSNDSKSLSSTEQELTLGDDRLITAVTSPNTRRRDHRHKKKPQPMTTHRRYGGRDERFDDNMNIARFVAPSDDDVSQMLLLNAAMAAAATMQTDNDVSVANERFNRKLFNEDTKNSILLNA, encoded by the exons ATGGCTCACAACTGTCGCGTTAGATCAAGACTACGAGCTTCTGTAGCATTAATTGTAgttatatgtgtgtgtttaaagcAAGTGAAAG GATCCTGCCTAAGCTACGGTCATTCGTGTTGGGGAG CCCACGGTAAACGGGCGGGTCCGCCGGGACGTACAGCTTCTGGTGATGTTGTACAGTTTCAACCACAGCCACTGTTGGACCAAGCCAACCCACTCCCTGCTGCATTAACCGCCGCGGAACGGTGGGCTTTGGTCAAAGTTCTCCCAGAAAAG AACGCGTACCATCCATTTAGCAAAGTGATATATTCACCACCGGTTGTTGCAACTGGTTCGTTTTTAACCACCAACGATTTAGGCTCATCTGGGTCAGATTCTTCGCGAATGTTAATGGATTCAACCAACAGTGCGGAAGGAAGACTGGCTGAAACTAGCAATGA TTCCAAATCGCTGTCATCAACAGAACAGGAGCTAACACTTGGTGATGATCGACTAATAACGGCAGTTACGTCCCCGAACACGCGTCGCAGAGATCATCGGCACAAGAAAAAACCGCAACCAATGACTACACACCGTCGATATGGTGGACGCGATGAAAGATTTGACGATAACATGAATATCGCCCGATTCGTAGCGCCAAGCGACGACGATGTGAGTCAAATGTTGCTGCTCAATGCTGCCATGGCTGCTGCAGCAACAATGCAAACCGACAATGACGTTTCCGTTGCAAATGAGCGGTTTAATCGGAAGTTGTTCAACGAAGACACTAAAAACTCGATCCTGCTAAACGCATAA
- the LOC128709621 gene encoding major royal jelly protein 1-like yields the protein MHEQNTTFRIWYMVMLVFMNEPLQAQALHSSYMETVKQWNLLNYNFPWDYPVSNKDFYNAENIVATGIEVGYDRIFLATPRLFAGVPATLSTVARNSYGDSPLLEAYPSWSHHRAGTNQYNCSDIGLVSVYRIRIDSCNRLWALDAGVSRSLEDFEITCPPKILIYDLYTNQVVRRIDFPTEVVRGESLFTNIVVDETTSRKENHCDDVLVYIADTVAPGIVVYDSEKDLTWRLSHPSMYPDPDFAESRILEHRFTLMDGVVGFAFDPEADILYFQPLATDRLFSISTAALRQGPLEFGKDLPIKLVGRKSSQGIGLAAAPRGGTIFYAPLSETAVASWNPRTNEHSLLAQDKERIQFAADLRTPDRDNNALYILTSKFHRFYLKNLNANEFNTRILRIDGVVKSSAPQQQTTLFSNQHRFAPTRTSYETVSSNNFFSVPSSSLSQKPLSTSTSLSSDGIKSYASFVQNFYRKQAHPYNYEPVPVIDKAKPSNPFFILNSGEKTFPPPHFPRQQSGLNGEVFFHKVNPHFNDFNGLRFRKSINFNHSIVLH from the exons atgcaTGAACAAAATACTACGTTTCGAATATGGTATATGGTTATGCTGGTTTTCATGAACGAACCACTACAAGCCCAGGCCCTACATTCATCCTACATGGAAACAGTAAAGCAATGGAACCTGCTCAACTATAATTTCCCATGGGACTATCCCGTATCAAACAAAGATTTTTACAATGCTGAAAATATTGTAGCTACAGGAATCGAAGTTGGATACGATCGAATCTTCCTGGCCACACCACGATTGTTCGCTGGAGTCCCAGCGACACTATCGACCGTTGCGCGGAACAGTTATGGTGATTCTCCACTCCTGGAAGCATACCCATCATGGAGTCACCATCGAGCCGGTACAAATCAATACAACTGCTCAGACATTGGGCTTGTGTCTGTTTACCGCATCCGGATCGATTCGTGCAATCGTCTCTGGGCGTTAGATGCCGGTGTATCACGATCGCTCGAGGATTTCGAAATCACTTGCCCTCCAAAAATACTCATCTACGATCTCTACACTAACCAGGTTGTACGGAGAATCGATTTCCCTACGGAGGTTGTTCGGGGTGAATCGCTTTTTACCAATATTGTCGTGGATGAAACTACGTCAAGAAAAGAGAACCATTGTGATGACGTTTTAGTCTACATTGCTGATACGGTTGCACCTGGCATTGTTGTGTATGATAGTGAAAAAGATCTCACTTGGCGACTATCGCATCCTTCTATGTATCCAGATCCCGATTTCGCTGAGTCAAGGATTCTCGAACATCGTTTCACACTAATGGATGGTGTGGTTGGGTTTGCATTTGACCCGGAAGCAGACATTCTTTATTTTCAACCTCTTGCAACGGATCG TTTATTCTCTATCAGTACCGCCGCTCTGCGCCAAGGACCCCTAGAATTTGGCAAAGATCTTCCCATAAAACTGGTTGGACGTAAATCGTCGCAAGGAATTGGTCTGGCAGCAGCACCTCGAGGTGGAACTATTTTCTACGCTCCGCTATCGGAAACTGCCGTAGCTTCATGGAATCCACGCACCAACGAACACAG TCTACTCGCCCAAGACAAGGAAAGAATTCAGTTTGCTGCCGATCTGCGTACACCTGACCGTGATAATAATGCTCTCTACATACTAACGTCCAAATTTCATCGTTTTTACCTAAAAAATCTGAATGCCAATGAATTCAACACTCGCATTTTGCGCATCGATGGCGTTGTTAAGAGCAGTGCACCTCAACAACAGACGACACTCTTCTCCAACCAGCATAGATTTGCACCAACTAGAACAAGCTATGAGACTGTCTCCAGCAATAACTTTTTCAGCGTGCCTTCGTCTTCTTTAAGTCAGAAACCACTATCAACTAGTACTTCCCTATCATCTGACGGAATCAAGTCTTATGCTTCTTTTGTACAAAATTTTTATCGGAAACAAGCCCACCCGTATAACTATGAACCCGTCCCAGTAATCGACAAAGCTAAACCAAGTAATCCCTTTTTTATATTGAACAGTGGTGAGAAAACGTTTCCGCCACCTCATTTCCCAAGACAACAATCTGGGCTCAATGGCGAAGTTTTCTTCCATAAAGTCAATCCTCATTTCAATGATTTCAATGGGTTACGATTtcgaaaaagcataaatttcaatcattcCATTGTTCTGCATTAG